From Treponema sp. OMZ 787:
TTTAAAAAAAAGTTTGGCATATCTGCACGGAAAGCGTGTTTTAATTACCGGAGCCGGAGGTTCTATCGGGAGCGAACTCTGCCGTCAGCTTTTATCCGGCGGAGCGGAACGCCTCTATCTTTTCGGGCACGGAGAAAATTCCATCTATCAAATTTATAAGGAACTTAAAATATTGCAGGCCGGCGGAGTGGGAGACAAGGCGACTATTGTTCCTGTAATCGGGGAATTAAAAGACCGCGAGTATATGCGCTACATCATCAAGCAATTAAAATGCGATGCAGTTTTTCATACGGCGGCCTATAAGCATGTTCCGCTGATGGAGGAAAATCCTATTGCCGTTATCGAGAACAATGTTTTCGGAACGAAGAATCTTTTGGATGCCTGTATCGAATTCGGCGTAAAGCGCTTTGTTTTAATTTCGACGGATAAGGCTGTTGAGCCTGTTTCGGTTTACGGCGTTTCAAAACTATTAAGCGAAAAATTGGTATTGCAGGCTGCCGAAACCGTAAAAGAAAAAAAAGATTCGGCCTATATGTTTGTACGTTTTGGAAATGTTTTAGGTTCAAGAGGTTCCATCTTTCCTTTATTTGTGGAGCAGATACAAAACGGCGGCCCCGTTACAGTAACCGATAAAAAGATGATAAGATTTTTTATGACAATTCCCGAAGCTTGTTCCTTGGTACTGCAGACCGGCGGTGTCGGCAAATCCGGCGAGTCCTATCTTCTTGATATGGGAGAGCCTGTAAATATTTATGAGACGGCAAAGCAGTTAATAAGCTATATGGGCTTTGAACCTGAAAAAGATATTAAGATAGAAATAATCGGCCCCAGAGAAGGGGAACGTTTGGAAGAACCTCTTTGGTCTTCAACCGAATATCTTGAAAAAACCGATTACGAAAAAATTATGTGTCTCCGAGATAAAAAAGAATTCGATTCTAAAATATTAAACGAAATTTTAAAGACTCTCTATCCATTTTGTTTTTACACTGAAGAACATAAAGATATTTTTCGCAATAAAGAAAAAATGCGCAAGTTTTTAGAGGAAAAAGATTTATTAACTCATATTAGCAAGTAAGGAGAATGATAAATTTGTTTTTTATCTATGATATAATTAAAATAAGATTTCTAAAATGGATTAAAAATATTTCCATGAAGCAATTAATAATCAGTGCTATAATATTTGTTCTTGCTTTGGTATTTGTTATAATAGCCCTGAATATATCAAAACAAAATGATGAAATATCCGGTTTTATTTCTGAAGAAAAAATGCAGGCTGATTATGAATATTTTTGGGATTTTATTTATAACGGCTATCCTTTTACTGAAGTATGTGAACGCAAAGGTGTAGATTTAAAAAAAATACAACAGGCAGGATATAAATATTTGTCTGATCCTATGATGCAATACGGATACTACTTTTTTTATAAAGACTTATGCAGAAAAATTACAGGGAATAGATATCTGGGGCATCTTTATCCTTCCGATTATTTTGATTATAAGAAAATTTTTAAATGGAATACGCTTCACTTGATTAAGCCGCATGATTTGATAGATGACTTTTATTTTTATGTACATCAAGCAGAAGTTATTAGCGATAAAAATATAGGTAATTTTAAAAATAGAACGTCTCCATTAATAGGAACACGTGTATATTCAAAGCCGTTTATACAGATTATCGAGAAGGACCATATTGCATATATAGAAATCAGATCTTTTCTGACAACGGAACTAGCAGAAAAGCAAGAATATCTAAAAGCTTTAGAAGACTTTTTTATTGAAACGGCAAATTATAAGCATATAATAATAGATATACAAAATAACGGAGGCGGATATATTGAAAATTATGAAGCAATAATATCTCCGCATATAAAAAAAGATATGAATATAGTTTCTTACGGCCTTTATAGCGAAAATAAATATACGGATACTTATTTGGATATGTTTTTTAAAAATTATAAAGCAGAAAAAATAAATCGGAAAGAAGTTTCTTATATAGAAAATTGCGGCACTGTAAAAAATTATAAGGCCTATAGATTGGAGGAGATAATTGCAGCTCGTCCTATTATGGGATATGAACCCTGTGAAGATAAAAAATTTTGGCTTCTTGTAGACAGCGGCGTATATTCGGAAGCCGATCGGTTTACTTATGTGTGCAAAGCAACAGATTTTGCTACTGTTGTCGGGACGAATACGGGCGGAGCCGGAGCAAATGGTAAATCTCCTGCTTACATTGTTCTTCCCAACAGCGGTTTATTAATAAATTTTGATTTTATGTACGGCTTAAATGAAGACGGCCGTTGTACAGATGAGTTCGGTACTGCTCCGGATATCTATAATCTTCCCGGCAAAAGTGCTCTTGGAACCTGTTTGGAAACTATAAAAAATTAGGGGAGAGGACAAACTTTTGATGGAGCAAAAGTTTTTCTTCTCCCTTAATATAGCGGTATGGATTATCATTAAGACAAACCTGCGGTTTATTTTTGGGTCAAGCCTAACCGCGAAAAAGTCGTCTTATTGCATAATAATTAAAATTTTAGTATACTTTGCTGTTGATTTTATGCGGCAAAGGACCAAGATATATGCAAGATGTTCAAGCTAAAAAAACGATTCCTTTTTTTACTCCTTCCTTTTCTGATGAAGAAGAACAAGCCCTAATGAGGGTGCTCCGTTCAGGATGGCTTACTACGGGAAAGGAAACCCTTGAGTTTGAAAAAGAATTTGCAGCCTTTACCGGAAGTAAGGCCGCTCTTGCAGTCAACTCTGCTTCAAACGGACTTATGCTTGCAATGGATGCCTGCGGTATAAAGAGCGGAACTAAAATCTTGACAAGTCCTTATACCTTTATTTCGACGGCAACCTCAGCTCTGCACTTAGGCGGCGATGTGGTTTATGCCGATATAGAAAAAGATTCTTATAGTATCGATCCTGAAAAAATTGAAGATATATTAAAAAAAGATAAGAGTGTTAAAGCTATTGTTCCTATTCATATTGCGGGAAATGTTTGCAATATGAGGGCTATAAATGATCTTGCAAAAAAATATTCCGTTGCCGTGATAGAAGATGCGGCTCATGCTTTTCCTTCAAAGACTAACGAAGGCTATGCCGGGACTCTCGGTACCTGCGGCGTTTTTTCTTTTTATGCAACAAAGACAATTACGGCCGGCGAGGGCGGAATGATTTGTACCAACGATGAAAAAATTGCAGAGCGTATAAGGCTCATGCGTTCTCACGGTATAAACCGCACCATATGGGACAGATACACCGATACAAAGGCCTCATGGAAGTACGATGTTACGGCTGAGGGCTGGAAGTGTAACCTGCCGGATATTCTTTCTGCAATAGGAAGGGCTCAGCTTAAAAAGGCTCAAAGTTTTTTTGAACAGCGTAAAAAAATTGCCGAAAAATATAATGCTGCATTTGCAGGGAACGATTCTTTTATTCTTCCACCCGATGGAGAAGGCAATGCATGGCATCTTTATATTTTAAGGTTGAACCTTGACGCTTTAAAAATAGGCAGAGACGAGTTCGGTCAAGCCTTACAAGAAAGGGGGTTGGGTATTTCGGTGCATTTTATACCTCATTTTGAAATGTCTTATATAAAAGAAAGATACGGTTTAGATAGTTCCGATTTTCCGGAATCGAATAAAAAATATTTGCAAAGTTTAAGTTTGCCCTTCTATCCTTCTATGAGTGAAGAAGATTCCGATTATGTTATTGAAACAATAATTAAACTTGCAAAATTAAATAGGCGTTAATTTTATGGATAAAATTTTTGTTTCCGATTTGGAATTTGAAAATCAAGAATGGGCTTGTCTTATACGCTCTTCCGATGCAGATGGTAAAATTTTAGAGATAGAAATTCCCGATTTACCTGAAGGTTTTTCTTTTTTTTCTGCAAAGGATATTGCGGGAAAAAATTCAATCAGCTTTTTAAAAACTGAAATGCCTGTTTTTGCCGATGAAAAAATAGATTATGCAGGACAGGCTGTTGGAATTTTAACCGGCCCAGATAAAAAAAAGCTGTTTGAGCTTTCAAATCTTTTTCAAATCAAAACTCAGGGCCTTTCACGTCCCAAAGCCCAATTTACCTTTGAGGAAGAAGAAAAAAATTATTTTGATTATCCTATAGTTTCTAGGGAAAGTTTAAGTTCGGGAAATGCGGAAGAAATTTTTGAAAAAAGTTCACAAGTGGTTTATTCTACTTTTTCTTTTAAACAAAAATATCACTATCATGCTGAAACTGCCTGCGTCAAAACAAATTGGGTTGATGACAGACTCGAAGTGCATCTTGCAACTCAATGGCCTTATCAGGTTTTAACTTCAGTTTGTAATGTTTTAAATTTGCCTAAAGAAAAAGTAAACATAATTTCACATGCAGAAGCAGAATCTCTCGATGGAAGAATTTGGTTTCCTGCTTTACTTGCTGCACAAGTTTCCGTAGCATCCTTTTTAACAAAGAAAAATATAGTGATTGAATTTTCACGCCAAGAAGATTTTCTATACACGGCGAAGACTCCTGTCGTTATGATTCAGCATAAAACTTCCGTTTCCGAATTGGGAAAAATTACAGCTATGGATGTTTCGATAATTGTGGATGCCGGTTCATTCAACCCTTTTATAACACAAATGCTTAAGCAGATGGTTGTAACTGCGGCCGGTATTTATCATGTGCCTGTTTATATGATTAGTGCCGTTGCAATAAAAACCGAAAAAGGTTTGACGGGATTATTTTCAGGCTGGGGAGATTCTTATGTAATAGCTGCATTGGAAAAGCATATTACCGAGATAGTAAATCAGCTTGATTTATGCCCGATTCAATTTAGGCTGCAAAATAATTTAAAGATTGGACAAAAAACAATTACCGGAATCAAAAAAGAAGAAAATTTTGTTTTTGAAAATATTTTAAAAGCTGTTTGCAATACAAGCGATTTTTATAGAAAATTTTATGCCTATAGATTGATGAATAAAAGCCGCAAGAATCGTTATGACGGAAACTGGAGGGGTATTGGGATTGCCGTCGGTTGTCAATACAACGGTTTACACATTCTTGTAAAATCGGGAATGAGTTATAGTGCAGAAATAACTTTGACAAAAGACGATAAGGTATTGGTTAAGGCTGAACCTACATCAGATGGTTTAAAGCGTATTTTAAAAAAACAAATTGCAAAAGAGCTTGAAGTTGAAGATAATCAGATTGTTTTTTTAGGAGCTTCAACCGATGATATGAGTCCTACCGGAGCTGCAACTGCTTCGTGCGGCATAAGCATCCTGCCTGACCTTATTGCAAAATGCTGTACGGGAATAAAGAATCAAAGGTTTCGAAAACCCCTACCTATTACCGTAAGCAGAACCTACAAGCTATCCCGCTCTAAAGATTGGGATAACGAAACATTAACAGGACATCCTTTTATTTCCGAAACTCCCGGTGCCTGTGTTATAGAACTTGAACTTGATCCGAGTACCTATCAAATTAATGTAAGAGGTATTTGGTTTGCTTGTGATCCGGGAAAAATATATTCTAAAAAAATGGTTCATAGAAATATTCATAAGACAATTGCAAATGCGGTTTCAAATATTTCTGTAGAAAATATTCGGGAAAATAATTTGCTTCCCTCCAACTATAAAATCATTACGACGGGAGAGATTCCTCCTATACGGGATTTCATTTTGGATAGCGAATTAAAAACCCGCGGACTTGGCGATTTGGCAGAAAGTCTTGTGCCTGCGGCATATATCTCTGCACTAAACCAAATTATGATCAATCATAAGCGGATAGATTTTTTACCTGTTTTTACTGAAGATATTTTTAATGCCGTTACAACAAGTGAGGCTGTAGATGAAGATTAGTTTTAATTTAAATAAAACAGCAGTTCAAATTGATGCTCCTGCAAATGAAAGGCTTTTATCTGTGTTGAGAAGGGAGTTTAATCTTTTAAGTTTAAAAAGCTCATGCTTAAGCGGACAATGCGGTTCTTGTACTGTTTTAATGAACGATAAGCCGGTGCCTGCATGTTTTATTCCTGTTTTTAATGTTGAAGGAAAAAATATAATAACCTTGGAATATTTTAAAACAACCGAAGAGTATAAAATAATTGCAACAGGCTTTGATCAAGCCGGTGTTGAAATGTGCGGCTTTTGCGATGCTGGAAAGATATTTTTTACATATGCAATTTTAAATTCAAATATAGATATTGAGGCTCCTGATGCCGAAGAGATTGTAAGAAAATATTATTCGAGTACAATGTGCCGGTGTACAAGCTTTGAAGATTTATTTTCGGCTATTCAAAAAATAGGCAAAAATCAACGGAGAAAATAGCACTTATGACTGAATTAACAAAAAATAGTATTGTTTATCGCGTTCATCATATGCAGGAAATGCAGACCATTTTAAAAAATATTTCAAATATAAAACCTATTGCAGGTGCAACAGGTTTTTTAAACCATCAGACTGACGAAATCCTCGATTTACCTGAGCATATTTTGGATTTAAATTTTTTACCCGAATTAAAAGTTATTTCAAAAACAGAACGCTACTTTGAATTCGGGGCTGCCGTAACATTAAATGAAATCTTGGATCTGGGTAAAAAAAATATTCCTCCGGCCTTGTATTACTCTATAGAAAAAATTGCAAATAATGCCATACGCTCTCTTGCAACTATAGGAGGAAACATCGCAACGGCAAATCCTCTTGCCGGAACTTTTTTACCTATGCTTGCTCTTGATGCAAAATTGGAAATCAGAACTGCTGAAGATATTGAATGGGTTCCTTTTGCAAGATACATTGATAAGAGTTATGCCGAAAAAAGACAAGAAAAATATATTATAAGCCGAATTAGAATTCCCAACGAAACATGGACAAAGAGTTTTTATACAAGACTCGGAACTCCGGGATATACAGGAAGCGATACGGCTTCATTTTTGTTTTTAATTCTCATTCAAAAAAATATATTATCCGATATGAGACTGTTTTTTGCATCGGATAAACTTATAAGGAATAAGGAATTCGATAACTTACTGTTGGGAAAAGATCTTCCTCTTTCTCAATCTGAGGTTCCGGTAATTATCCAAAAAGCAAAACAAATTTTTACTCCCGAGCAATTTTCTTCGGAGTTTCATCATTCTTGTTTTTATAATTTGCTTGAAGATAATTTGTACAAGTTGACATAAACATTTGTTAAATATTATCCAAGGTATACTGCTCTATTTTATTTCCGGATTTGCAAGCTATTTCGTATAAGCACATATCCATAACAAGGTTTTGAAGCCCCGTACCTAAGGATCTCAGTTCTAAATCCGTTTCCGATAAAAGAGCAATTATTTTTACGCATTGAGTTTCATTCCAAAGTTTTGCAGCTCTTCTGTACTGAGCCAGTGCTGTTTTCCCTGAAAAGCCGAAACGCTTTAAAGCAAAATCATCCAAGTATTCGTTATCCCGATGTATTTTGTGCCAGTCTTGTAAGCGCCTAAAACAATAGCTTAATCCTGCAATAATCTGAACCGGAGAAGAATTTTTTGAAAGTATTATCTTTTGATTTATGGACAAGGCTGTTTCAAGACTTCCCATTGTTAGAGCATTAAAAAGACTGAAAGGCGTTTCTTCTTTATTGTGTGCAAAAAGCTTTTCAATATCTTCCTGCATAAGATGAGCACCTTTTTGAAAGTATAGTACCAAATGAGAGCAGGCTGTTTTTAAAGCATCAGTATTGTTCTCGACTAATTCCAAAAGCTCATCTACAGCTTCATCTTCAATTTCAATGCCTTCTCTAAAAAGAAAAGATCTTATCCATTCTTGTTTTTTGTTTTCAAAAAGTTCCCAAAATATTTTTTGTTGAGTTTTAGGAACTGTATCGCTTATTTTTTTTGCAACTGATGTTTCATCGGAAATCAAAATTAAAAAAGAATCGTTTGAGTTTTCTTTTTTTGAAACTGATTGAATCCAGTCTGTAAGAAGGTCTATGTCTTCTTTCTTTTTGATAAGTTCTGCTGATTTTAATATAAGGAGTTTTGCCGAAGAAAAAAGAGATGCGTTTTGCAGGAGAGATATAATATCTCCCATTCCGGTATCGCCTGCATAGACGGTATGAGTTTCAATATCACCGCATTGCTTTGAAATAGTTTTTAATACTGTGTCGACAGCTGCGTTTCTTTCCCCTATTTCGGGTCCCATAAAAAGCCAAACAGGATTTGCCAATTTTTTTCTCCCTAAAAAATCATATTTACAAAAACAGTATACAATAAATGAAAGGCTTTGTCAGCAGCTCTATTCGATAATTTCAGTGAAGGCGAGAGCTATTGCCTTTGCTACAGCAACTGAAGCCGATCTATGAGCTTCACCTTCGGTAAAGCCTGCACCTCTTTTTCTTATGTTTTTTTTATAAAGGGTTTCTTTTGTGCCGGAATTTTTTATTTCTATTGATGCCTTAAGCCTTACCAAGAATCCTTCGTCTATTTTTGAGACCTCATCATTTTCTATTATTGCATGAATAAAAAAATCGGCTGATGAGGATTCTTCTTTTGTCGATATGGTTTTAAAATTCATCTCCTCCAAAATATTTGATAATTTTTCTTCAGCGGCTGCACTTTTACTATAGGGCTCTTCGATAAAAACCGAAACTGTTCCTTTTTTTTCGGTTTCATTTTTTATTTTATTTTCTGTTTTTTTAAATTCAAAATTTATTACCTGCTTAAAAATAATTTGCTGAAGCTCCTTAATATCTTCTTTGTATTCATCAAAATATTTTGAGCCGAATATTTGTTTGATTTCGGAAATATCCAATTCGATTCTTATACGGCTTGCGGTATCGATTTTTTCGTCATGTAAAATAAAATTTGCAACTCCGTTTTTATCCGTTTCGATTCTTTCAATTATTATCGAGCTGTTATTTTTTACCTTTGACTTGTAACTTACTAATAAGGGAACGGCTTCTTCATCGATTCCTATATTAATGGGTATTAAAAAATCATTTGATGGATTTTCAAGAGCATCTTTTTGCAAATTAAGTTTGATTTTTTTTAAGCTTTCTTTTGTTTTGGAAATATTATTTTTGAATTTTATTTCATGGTTTTCTATTTTTGAGCTCAATGCTGCATGGGCAGTCTTAGCATAATAAAGGGCAGCAGAGTAATATTTTCGGCTCGCAAAAAAATCATCAGCTTTTTTTTCGGGTTCGCTTACCGATAATATTTTTTCTTCTGCAATTTTTATTAAACGGTTTCTTTCTTTGCGGAGCTCTTGTTTATCGTATGCGGCCAAAAGATAAACGGTAACGGTTTCCGTATTTTTTTGAGTATAAAGGTTTTTGATTTTTAATTTTTTTATATTAGCAGCAGAAGACTGCGAGATTTCAGATTTTAAGATCTTTTCAATATTTTCGGCCGAGCCTACGGCTGTTGCTGTAGTTTCGGTTTTTATTGATACGCCTAAGTAGCGTATGATTTCATTTATAAGATTATTTTTTGCATCCATTTCTGCAAGTGTAAAATTTGTATTTGTTCCTGAAGCTGTAAAGTATTCGTAATTTTCATCTCCTTCAGGAACCTTTTCTATCCAAGCCGGAATCTGTTCGTGATTTGTATTTTTATAAGTTGCACAAGAGAATAACGTCAAAACTAAGGTAATTAAAAATATTTTTTTTATTAACTGTGTTTTTTTATGCATATTTTTGTGATAGATAATTTTTAGGCGATAAGCGGAAGAAAGAAAAATTTCTTTCTTCCGTAATTTTAAAAGATTTATAGGCCTTCTGAAAGAGCTTCTTTTACTCTTGCTCTTACAACCTTCTCTTCTTCTGTCTTGGGTTTATCCTCATCAGCTCCGTTGATTGCGTTCTGAATGAGTTTATCCAAGTTTTTTTTGGAGATGCTGTATAATACGACATATGTAAAATCGTCTCCGGTAGGTTTTCCGTCTGCATCAAAATATCTCATCTGAACCCAATAATCGGTTTCTTTTTTAAAGCCTGAAAGTTTTGTAGAAGTTACGGTTTTAACGATATCCTCAAGATAGCCTTCAATCTTATCCTTATCGCCGGCAGCAGCTGCGGCAGCCTTGCTTTCTACCCTTACCTTAACCATTCTGGCCATTTCTGAAGCAACCGAAAAATCTCTTGTCCATAATTCGGCTCCCTCCAAGCTTTTTGATCTGGGTGAATCAAACTTAAAAAGATAAACATCCTTTCCCTTATAGTCATCGGTTTTTTCGATAACGCTCGGCTCTTCTGCGACCCAACCGGGGATAGGCTTATCCCATTTAAGATTTTTGTGGTCGAGCATCTCAGGTTTTTTTACCTTACTCGAAATTGTTCCAAGAGGTTTTAATTTGTTTGCACAGCCGGTTAGAGCTATAACTGCAAATACTGCAAGGAACATAAATTTAATTGCTTTTTTCATATCTTGCCTCCTAAAATAATGCAAATATATTTTTAAAATCAGGCGTAATCTACGCCTAATTTAAAAGCCCGATTTAAATGTTAAGGTCTTACCCCTTAGCATTACCAGTTTTATATTTTCAAAACCCGAAACAGAATCTGCCGTATCATATATGACGGCTTCAAGATCATCGACTGTTCCGAAAAATGAAACGGCATATTTTGTTTGTGCCGGGGATTGATATAATGTTTTTATATCGTTTAAGTTTTCGCTTAAAGCTTTTCTAAAGCGGGACATACTCTTACTGTCAGGCGTTTCATTTATGATAATTTCATATCTTATACCGCGTGAGTATGCTTTGGCCAAAAGGATTTTCGCTTGGTCTATAGCCATGGGGAGAGCTTTGTTTACTGCCGATTGGATTGCATTCGATTGGGCATCATAGCTGCTTACGCGGCTGAAAGTTTTTTGGCTTGTGTACGGAACGGCCCCCAGCAACTCACCTGTAGAAGGATTAAATATTTTTAAGGTGATTTTTGCCGAACCGTAATAGCCGTTTGGTTCATAACCGCCCTCTGTTACAGCATCAATTTCCATATAGACATCTGCATTCAGCTTTTGGGCGATCAACTGAATGGCCGACATTCCTTCATTGCTGCTTTCCTGATATATAATAGCCTGATCTTTTTTTAGTTTTTCAACCTCTTTGGAATCTACTGCCCTGTATCCCTGTTTTAAAAGAAAGGCGTTTGAAGTTTCTACAGCTGCCTTAAGTAAAAATCTGTCGGCATCCGATTCTTCAGAATCAAAAACCATATAGGTCATGTTTTCTATGTAATTATTTAAAAACTGAAGATTTTTTTTGCCTTCTGCCGAAGCCTGAGCTTCTTTTAAAATAAGTTCTGCATCCTTAGTTTTTTGTGAGGCATTCAGACTGTCTTCAGTTTGTCTGTCTCCAAAAACTATGTCATCCATTTTTGTATTTCTTGAATGGCCTTGAGCAAAAATACCTGATGAAGAAAGAGCTGCCGCAACCTCATTCATTTTTACGGGGATAGTAATTTTAACTATATATGTATCTCCGTTTTTTGATTTTTGTAAAACATCCATTTTTTCGTTTACTACATATTCATTAGGATATTCCGTATTGTAAATCTTTTCTTTTATTAGCTCATAATTATATTTTTCCGATTCGGCACCTATTATATCGATAACTCCCTTACGGATAGCGCCAATTTTTGCCTTATTTATTGCCTGCAAAAAAGAAACATCTTCTCCCATTGAGGTGTATTCTCTTGTTTCGCCATACGATGTTAATGCATCTTCAAGACTAACACACGAAAAAAAGAAAAAAGATGCCGATAAAAACAAAAAAAGTAATGTTTTTTTCATTATAAATCTCCTAAAGTTATAATTTAATTGTGAAGCCGATCCCTGCGGTAAATCTTAAGACTCCTTTTACTCCATCAAAAAAAGTTGTTCCAAGTTTTACGCCAATGTCGCCTCCTATTTTAAAATTCTTTGTTATAAGAAAGCTTGTATGCACAAAGGCTTTAAATCCTGCTCCTTCCGGAATCGGAATAGTCTTTTTTAGTCCTGATACAATCATTGTATAATAAAATTCAATGGTAGGCAAGATTTGTAAGCGGTTAATGTATGTGTTTCCTATTTCTGCGCCTCCAAATATTGTTAAGGGTGCTCCCAAAGCAAGAATTTTAGGGCTCCTAGAATCAAATGTGATTTCGGCCCCAAAGCATGGTCTAAATCGGTAAAATCCTCTTGTTCCTGAAACATGAAGACCGAAGGTTGCTCCTGTATCATATAGTCCTTTTTCAATAGAAAAAACACCGATTTCGCCTAAGGCATAAGCTCTGTATTCAAAGGGCCCGTGAGGTACCTCCTTGATAGAATCTCCTAAATTTAACGTTTTTTTAGAATAAAGTATTAAGCCTTCCGAAAAATCGTTTTCAGTTTTGGTAACAACAATTAAGCCTGTTTCTTTTTTCCCATCTTCGTTTAAAACAACATACTCATCTCCAAGTTTCACACCCATTTTTTTTCCAAGCTCGAAATTAACGGTGTTTTTTTCGGTTTTGATTATGCCCGTTTTTATGGTAAAGGCCTTATTTTTTCTTAGCTCAAGATCAAGTTGATTCGATAAGGCTGCAAGCGCTGAAGTGCAAGCCTTGTCATAGGAGCTCTCTGTCGAAATTATTTCTATATCAAATTGTTCGTTTATGTCTTCCTTTAAAGAATATACATTGAATTGCAAATTAAGTTTTACCCTATATCCTTCTATTTCTCCAAAAAGTATATGATTAAATGTTCCTTGTTGAATTGAATAATCTTTGATTATAGGGGTTACTACATAATAGGAATTGACCGTTTTTTTCCAATCCTCTTTTGTAAAGGCTTCAAGGCCCATCAAAACAGCTTCAGGAAGAGGTGTGTCGCTTTCCCGTGCTTGTTTTATAATTTCGTTAAAAGTGTCTACATCCTTTGAAGCTAATCTGTATTCTAAACCTATTATATTAAACCTTTCAATGTTAAAAAAAACATTCATAATCGAATCATCAATCATATCGATTAACTCGTTTGGAATATACCAACCGTAATAGGAGGTTGTAAATACGGCTATATCCTTTTTTTCGCTTACTTTTTGTGCGTAAAAATGACTTGAGAAAAAAAATATTATAAAAACAGCCAAAATAAGTTTTTTTTGCATTTTATCGGAATTCTTTGCCTTTCTCCTAGGCTTATGAGCAGTATATACCATTTATTAGGTGTTTTCAAGTAAAGCGGTTGTTTCTTTCTGTTCAAATACGGCTCTGATGCGTAAGCCGTGATAGTTTATATGTACATCTTGATTAAAATAAAAAAAACTGATATAGTTATACTGAAATATTTAGGAGGACTTTATGTCAGAAAAATATGATTTGGTTATAATTGGAGGCGGTCCCGGCGGTATGGCCGCAGGAATTTATGCAGCCCGTTCAAAGTTAAAGACGGTTATTCTTGAAGAAAAACCCAATCAAGGCGGACAGTGCTATATCACTGAAGAAATCGAAAACTATCCCGGTTTCCCTGAATCTTCAGGACCTGCTCTGA
This genomic window contains:
- a CDS encoding nucleoside-diphosphate sugar epimerase/dehydratase; this translates as MDRPNKQKSSIYIVGAGLAGTMIAHEISAKKIFGKVAAFLDDDPKKIGTKIDGIPVFGPISETVHLIRIDAGDEALIAIPSIRSERLREIYELLKSAGFSKIKLLPAISQIIDGSAHLVQAREIDPQDLLTRTPVTISLKKSLAYLHGKRVLITGAGGSIGSELCRQLLSGGAERLYLFGHGENSIYQIYKELKILQAGGVGDKATIVPVIGELKDREYMRYIIKQLKCDAVFHTAAYKHVPLMEENPIAVIENNVFGTKNLLDACIEFGVKRFVLISTDKAVEPVSVYGVSKLLSEKLVLQAAETVKEKKDSAYMFVRFGNVLGSRGSIFPLFVEQIQNGGPVTVTDKKMIRFFMTIPEACSLVLQTGGVGKSGESYLLDMGEPVNIYETAKQLISYMGFEPEKDIKIEIIGPREGERLEEPLWSSTEYLEKTDYEKIMCLRDKKEFDSKILNEILKTLYPFCFYTEEHKDIFRNKEKMRKFLEEKDLLTHISK
- a CDS encoding DegT/DnrJ/EryC1/StrS aminotransferase family protein, whose amino-acid sequence is MQDVQAKKTIPFFTPSFSDEEEQALMRVLRSGWLTTGKETLEFEKEFAAFTGSKAALAVNSASNGLMLAMDACGIKSGTKILTSPYTFISTATSALHLGGDVVYADIEKDSYSIDPEKIEDILKKDKSVKAIVPIHIAGNVCNMRAINDLAKKYSVAVIEDAAHAFPSKTNEGYAGTLGTCGVFSFYATKTITAGEGGMICTNDEKIAERIRLMRSHGINRTIWDRYTDTKASWKYDVTAEGWKCNLPDILSAIGRAQLKKAQSFFEQRKKIAEKYNAAFAGNDSFILPPDGEGNAWHLYILRLNLDALKIGRDEFGQALQERGLGISVHFIPHFEMSYIKERYGLDSSDFPESNKKYLQSLSLPFYPSMSEEDSDYVIETIIKLAKLNRR
- a CDS encoding xanthine dehydrogenase family protein molybdopterin-binding subunit, with amino-acid sequence MDKIFVSDLEFENQEWACLIRSSDADGKILEIEIPDLPEGFSFFSAKDIAGKNSISFLKTEMPVFADEKIDYAGQAVGILTGPDKKKLFELSNLFQIKTQGLSRPKAQFTFEEEEKNYFDYPIVSRESLSSGNAEEIFEKSSQVVYSTFSFKQKYHYHAETACVKTNWVDDRLEVHLATQWPYQVLTSVCNVLNLPKEKVNIISHAEAESLDGRIWFPALLAAQVSVASFLTKKNIVIEFSRQEDFLYTAKTPVVMIQHKTSVSELGKITAMDVSIIVDAGSFNPFITQMLKQMVVTAAGIYHVPVYMISAVAIKTEKGLTGLFSGWGDSYVIAALEKHITEIVNQLDLCPIQFRLQNNLKIGQKTITGIKKEENFVFENILKAVCNTSDFYRKFYAYRLMNKSRKNRYDGNWRGIGIAVGCQYNGLHILVKSGMSYSAEITLTKDDKVLVKAEPTSDGLKRILKKQIAKELEVEDNQIVFLGASTDDMSPTGAATASCGISILPDLIAKCCTGIKNQRFRKPLPITVSRTYKLSRSKDWDNETLTGHPFISETPGACVIELELDPSTYQINVRGIWFACDPGKIYSKKMVHRNIHKTIANAVSNISVENIRENNLLPSNYKIITTGEIPPIRDFILDSELKTRGLGDLAESLVPAAYISALNQIMINHKRIDFLPVFTEDIFNAVTTSEAVDED
- a CDS encoding (2Fe-2S)-binding protein; this translates as MKISFNLNKTAVQIDAPANERLLSVLRREFNLLSLKSSCLSGQCGSCTVLMNDKPVPACFIPVFNVEGKNIITLEYFKTTEEYKIIATGFDQAGVEMCGFCDAGKIFFTYAILNSNIDIEAPDAEEIVRKYYSSTMCRCTSFEDLFSAIQKIGKNQRRK
- a CDS encoding FAD binding domain-containing protein, with translation MTELTKNSIVYRVHHMQEMQTILKNISNIKPIAGATGFLNHQTDEILDLPEHILDLNFLPELKVISKTERYFEFGAAVTLNEILDLGKKNIPPALYYSIEKIANNAIRSLATIGGNIATANPLAGTFLPMLALDAKLEIRTAEDIEWVPFARYIDKSYAEKRQEKYIISRIRIPNETWTKSFYTRLGTPGYTGSDTASFLFLILIQKNILSDMRLFFASDKLIRNKEFDNLLLGKDLPLSQSEVPVIIQKAKQIFTPEQFSSEFHHSCFYNLLEDNLYKLT